In Alphaproteobacteria bacterium US3C007, one genomic interval encodes:
- a CDS encoding NADPH:quinone reductase — protein MRAMAYSRFGPAPNVLALNTLVSTPPADGEVRVKLAYSGVNPSDVKARAGARPGVVKPAFDLITPHSDGAGIITDLGAGVSKERLGERVWIWNGQWARAHGTAAEYITLPATQAVALPEGISLQTGAVLGIPGLTAAHCVLGGGAVAGKTLLISGAGGTVGHLAVQLAKAGGARVIATASPPHFERVLAAGADHVFDYKAPDLDLEIKALCSAGIDRAIELEFGLNAPLLADVMRPEGVISVYGSALDMNPSLPFGQFLFKALKIDIALIYILNETDRQNAIDSLHKALIAGDLLPQIDQIYPLEDCASAHQHVERGGRRGAVLLEIK, from the coding sequence ATGCGTGCAATGGCCTATAGCAGGTTCGGGCCTGCGCCCAACGTTCTTGCGCTGAACACCCTAGTGTCCACCCCGCCAGCAGATGGAGAAGTGCGGGTCAAACTGGCTTATTCGGGCGTCAACCCTTCAGATGTGAAAGCCCGTGCCGGCGCCAGACCAGGAGTGGTGAAACCCGCCTTCGATCTGATTACGCCGCATTCTGACGGCGCGGGCATTATCACAGATCTCGGCGCAGGCGTCAGCAAAGAGCGGTTGGGAGAGCGGGTTTGGATTTGGAACGGCCAATGGGCGCGGGCCCATGGCACTGCGGCTGAGTATATCACGCTTCCGGCAACACAGGCGGTGGCGCTGCCCGAAGGGATCAGTTTGCAAACCGGCGCAGTCTTAGGAATTCCTGGCCTTACCGCAGCGCATTGCGTGCTTGGCGGCGGCGCTGTGGCCGGAAAAACCCTGTTGATTTCCGGTGCAGGCGGCACGGTTGGACATCTTGCCGTTCAACTGGCGAAAGCCGGCGGTGCCCGCGTTATCGCAACGGCTTCACCGCCCCATTTTGAGCGCGTTTTGGCCGCCGGCGCGGATCATGTGTTTGATTATAAGGCCCCCGATCTTGATCTAGAAATCAAAGCGTTATGCAGCGCAGGCATTGATCGCGCCATAGAGCTTGAATTCGGGCTGAATGCACCGCTTTTGGCCGATGTTATGCGGCCCGAAGGCGTCATCTCAGTTTATGGATCTGCGCTGGATATGAATCCCAGCTTGCCCTTTGGTCAATTTTTATTCAAAGCCCTTAAAATTGATATCGCTCTCATATACATTCTAAATGAAACCGATCGTCAAAACGCGATAGACAGCTTGCATAAAGCCTTAATCGCAGGGGATTTACTGCCTCAAATTGATCAGATCTATCCTTTGGAAGACTGTGCATCGGCGCATCAGCACGTTGAACGCGGTGGCCGGCGCGGCGCGGTACTGTTGGAAATTAAATAA
- the fabA gene encoding bifunctional 3-hydroxydecanoyl-ACP dehydratase/trans-2-decenoyl-ACP isomerase: protein MANFPTQFDRDDLLKCARGELFGEGNAQLPEPPMLMMDRITDISEDGGEYGKGHVVAEFDIKPDLWFFDCHFPKNPIMPGCLGLDGLWQLTGFNLGWRGWQGRGYALGVGEVKLTGMVRPDRKMLKYFVSFSKAIQTRRLTMGVADGRVEADGEVIYQVKDMKVALSET from the coding sequence ATGGCGAATTTCCCAACCCAGTTTGATCGTGATGATCTGCTGAAATGTGCGCGGGGCGAGTTGTTTGGCGAAGGCAACGCGCAATTGCCTGAGCCTCCGATGTTGATGATGGATCGGATCACCGACATCTCTGAAGATGGCGGAGAGTATGGTAAAGGCCATGTAGTGGCAGAGTTTGATATTAAGCCGGACTTATGGTTTTTTGACTGCCATTTTCCGAAAAACCCGATTATGCCTGGCTGCCTAGGTCTGGATGGGTTGTGGCAACTCACCGGGTTCAATCTGGGCTGGCGCGGATGGCAGGGGCGCGGATATGCCTTGGGCGTGGGCGAAGTGAAACTAACCGGGATGGTGCGGCCAGATCGTAAAATGCTGAAATATTTTGTTTCATTTTCAAAAGCCATTCAGACGCGGCGCTTGACGATGGGCGTGGCTGACGGACGCGTTGAAGCCGACGGGGAAGTCATCTATCAGGTCAAAGACATGAAAGTCGCCTTGTCCGAAACTTGA
- a CDS encoding haloacid dehalogenase type II, with the protein MPITTCVFDAYGTLFDVAAAARLAAQEGHDTALADQWQKLAEIWRDKQLQYTWLRAITQEHCDFWQVTQDGLDFALEALSLDKNDARRERLLQLYWELQAYDEVPDMLFRLKEMGMKTAILSNGSPAMLDAAVASAGLGGYLDAILSVERVGVFKPNSRVYDLVGQHFNCVSQEVLFVSANGWDAAGATGYGFETAWVNRNNIPLDRLPHRPKHRLNTLHSLPKLAQS; encoded by the coding sequence ATGCCCATCACAACCTGTGTTTTCGATGCCTATGGCACTTTATTTGACGTCGCCGCCGCCGCCCGGCTTGCCGCGCAAGAAGGCCATGACACCGCCTTAGCAGATCAATGGCAAAAGCTTGCGGAAATCTGGCGCGACAAACAGCTGCAATACACTTGGCTAAGAGCAATCACGCAGGAACATTGTGATTTTTGGCAGGTCACGCAAGATGGGCTTGATTTTGCCCTCGAAGCCCTATCGCTTGATAAAAATGATGCGCGACGCGAACGACTTTTACAGCTTTATTGGGAATTACAAGCCTATGACGAAGTGCCCGATATGCTGTTTCGCCTAAAGGAAATGGGGATGAAAACGGCCATTTTATCAAATGGATCCCCTGCTATGCTCGACGCAGCTGTGGCTTCCGCAGGATTGGGCGGATATCTCGACGCTATTTTATCGGTTGAACGCGTTGGCGTTTTCAAACCAAACAGCCGCGTCTACGATCTGGTTGGGCAACATTTCAACTGCGTTTCACAAGAGGTTTTATTCGTCTCGGCAAATGGCTGGGATGCCGCAGGTGCCACCGGATACGGATTTGAAACAGCCTGGGTCAATCGAAACAATATTCCGCTGGATCGGCTTCCCCACAGGCCAAAGCATAGGCTGAATACATTGCATTCTTTGCCAAAACTGGCGCAAAGCTGA
- a CDS encoding Fur family transcriptional regulator, protein MTTASYNRASGWLASAGLRPTRQRMALADVLVGDGGHRHVTAESLFEQVKDAGDKVSLATVYNTLGAFCDAGLMQEITVDGSKSYFDTNTHEHPHFFWEDTATLSDAPAEQLQISQLPNAPDGAEIVSVDVVIRLRKKTILKP, encoded by the coding sequence ATGACAACAGCCTCTTACAACAGGGCCAGCGGATGGCTCGCCTCAGCAGGACTGCGACCAACTCGGCAGCGTATGGCGCTGGCGGACGTGCTTGTGGGGGATGGTGGCCACCGCCATGTGACTGCCGAAAGCTTGTTTGAGCAGGTAAAAGATGCCGGCGACAAAGTGTCCCTTGCAACGGTTTACAATACGCTGGGCGCGTTTTGCGATGCGGGCTTGATGCAAGAAATCACGGTAGATGGATCAAAAAGCTACTTTGACACGAACACCCATGAACATCCACATTTCTTTTGGGAAGACACGGCAACCTTATCCGATGCCCCCGCAGAGCAGCTGCAAATCTCGCAATTGCCAAACGCACCAGATGGCGCTGAAATCGTTTCGGTCGATGTGGTGATACGTTTGCGCAAAAAAACCATACTCAAACCGTAA
- a CDS encoding alpha/beta hydrolase codes for MPRFISSDGLSLFYSDTGHGRPLLCLSGLTRNLDDFDFVSPHLSMFRLIKLDYRGRGRSDWAADYKTYMVPREAADALELLDHLKIDKTAILGTSRGGIIAMYLAHIAKDRLRAVALNDIGPELQPNGLNDILAYLGRPPAAKTLKDAARMRAAHSPGFEHVPIERWRAEAANLYAETPLGLDLRYDSKLRDAVIEQQAAMPNPDLWPLFKALDGLPLALIHGVNSDLLSAAAVEKMQAYRPDMILAKVPNRGHIPFLDEPQALDALHKWSKLIENGP; via the coding sequence ATGCCACGTTTTATCAGCTCAGATGGTCTGTCGCTTTTTTACAGCGATACAGGCCATGGTCGGCCTTTACTTTGCCTGTCCGGCCTAACGCGCAATTTAGATGATTTTGATTTTGTCAGCCCGCATCTGTCGATGTTTCGGCTGATTAAGCTCGATTATCGAGGTCGAGGCCGTTCAGATTGGGCGGCAGATTACAAAACTTACATGGTGCCGCGCGAAGCTGCGGATGCGCTTGAACTGCTCGACCATTTGAAAATTGATAAAACCGCAATTCTGGGAACATCACGGGGTGGTATTATTGCGATGTATCTTGCCCATATCGCCAAAGACCGCCTCAGGGCCGTGGCGCTCAACGATATTGGTCCAGAATTGCAGCCAAATGGCTTGAACGATATTCTTGCCTATTTGGGCCGCCCGCCCGCCGCAAAAACGCTGAAAGACGCAGCCCGGATGCGTGCAGCCCACAGCCCGGGGTTTGAGCATGTGCCTATAGAACGCTGGCGCGCCGAAGCGGCCAATCTTTACGCAGAAACCCCGCTTGGATTGGACCTTCGCTATGATTCAAAGCTGCGCGATGCAGTGATTGAGCAACAAGCCGCAATGCCCAACCCCGACCTTTGGCCCCTTTTTAAGGCTTTAGACGGTCTGCCTTTGGCTTTAATTCATGGTGTGAATTCAGATCTTCTAAGCGCAGCAGCGGTAGAAAAAATGCAGGCATATCGGCCCGATATGATTTTGGCTAAAGTCCCGAACCGAGGGCATATTCCCTTTCTAGATGAACCCCAAGCGCTGGACGCGTTGCACAAATGGAGCAAGTTGATAGAAAATGGACCTTGA